Proteins co-encoded in one Natronorubrum daqingense genomic window:
- the mutS gene encoding DNA mismatch repair protein MutS — protein MDPALGPPEKMAEKRDELTPMMRQYHDLCARYDDALVLFQVGDFYEAFCGAAERTARLLEIALTSREDSTGEYPMAGIPIDNAESYIETLLEAGYRVAVADQVEEPGESPGVVERAVTRVITPGTLTEDELLASDDNNFVAALAGDPHSSGQTEDELALALLDVSTGDFLATSSSANETIADEVSRFDPSEAIVGPNAPTDLLPETCMVTPFDPNTFERERAEDTLSQYVRNPDALLASAVEISVCGALLAYAEYVRGGAHEGERGEDERSGGDDGDGANRGESADTSSEETRLEYITHLTRYDPREYLLLDAVALESLELFEPRAVQGREDATLVDVLDETACALGGRRLRDWIRRPLLEPRRIDARLDAVEELQSDVQTRESLHDDLRAVYDLERLIGRISRERANARDLRSLHDTLAVVPDVRENLADADCERLLDLHERLDPLADVRELIDGGIVSDPPIEITEGGIIADGYDEHLDELRSTARDGKQWIDDLEDRERERTGIDSLKVGYNSVHGYYIEVTNPNLESVPENYERRQTLKNSERFVTPELKEREDQIVGAEERADEHEYELFREIRRRIADEVERVQDLADALATLDALVSLADVAAQYDYCRPELLEHETGDDGSGLEIEIDGGRHPVVERTQESFVPNDAQLTPEQRLAIITGPNMSGKSTYMRQVAQIVLLAQVGSFVPATAARLTPVDRIFTRVGASDDIAGGRSTFMVEMDELATILEEADERSLVLLDEVGRGTSTADGLAIAQAITEHLHDDVGATTLFATHHHPLTELADDLESAFALHFEVERCDDDVVFHHDIAPGAATGSYGVAVATVAGVPDEVVERSRELVVDAAERDSGVSLEGGDGGERDDPTSAVASADGGESPVESRPSLGDEADADEVPADVADELRALDLAHLTPVEALTELDRLKRLLEE, from the coding sequence GACGCGCTCGTGCTCTTTCAGGTCGGCGACTTCTACGAGGCATTTTGTGGGGCCGCCGAGCGAACCGCCCGCCTCCTCGAAATCGCCCTTACCAGCCGGGAGGACAGTACCGGCGAGTACCCGATGGCGGGCATTCCGATCGACAACGCCGAGTCGTACATCGAGACGTTACTCGAGGCCGGCTACCGAGTCGCCGTCGCCGATCAGGTCGAAGAACCGGGTGAGTCACCGGGGGTCGTCGAACGGGCCGTGACGCGAGTCATCACGCCGGGAACGCTCACCGAGGACGAACTCCTCGCCAGCGACGACAACAATTTCGTCGCCGCTCTCGCCGGCGACCCACACTCGAGCGGACAGACCGAGGACGAACTCGCGCTCGCCCTGCTCGACGTCTCGACGGGCGACTTTCTCGCGACGAGTTCGAGCGCGAACGAGACCATCGCCGACGAAGTGAGTCGGTTCGATCCGTCGGAAGCCATCGTCGGGCCCAACGCACCGACGGATCTGCTTCCCGAGACGTGCATGGTGACGCCGTTCGACCCGAACACCTTCGAACGCGAGCGCGCAGAAGACACCCTCTCGCAGTACGTCCGTAATCCCGACGCGCTCCTGGCGAGTGCGGTCGAAATCAGCGTCTGCGGCGCGTTGCTCGCGTACGCGGAGTACGTCCGCGGCGGCGCTCACGAGGGCGAACGCGGCGAGGACGAGCGAAGTGGCGGCGACGATGGCGACGGAGCCAACCGAGGAGAGTCCGCCGACACCAGTTCCGAAGAAACCCGTCTCGAGTACATCACCCACCTCACGCGCTACGACCCGAGGGAGTACCTGCTGCTCGACGCCGTCGCGCTCGAGAGTCTGGAGTTGTTCGAGCCGCGAGCCGTGCAGGGTCGCGAAGACGCGACGCTCGTCGACGTGCTCGACGAGACGGCCTGTGCACTCGGCGGCCGGCGGCTTCGCGACTGGATCCGTCGCCCGCTGCTCGAGCCCCGACGGATCGACGCCCGACTCGACGCCGTCGAGGAGTTACAATCGGACGTCCAGACGAGAGAATCGCTACACGACGACCTCCGGGCCGTCTACGACCTCGAGCGACTGATCGGACGCATCTCGCGCGAACGAGCGAACGCGCGCGACTTGCGTTCGTTGCACGACACGCTAGCCGTCGTCCCCGACGTTCGCGAGAACCTGGCCGACGCCGACTGCGAGCGCCTGCTGGACCTTCACGAGCGTCTCGATCCTCTGGCCGACGTGCGCGAGTTGATCGACGGCGGTATCGTCTCGGACCCGCCGATCGAGATCACGGAGGGCGGAATTATCGCCGACGGTTACGACGAGCACTTAGACGAGTTGCGATCGACCGCCCGCGACGGCAAACAGTGGATCGACGACCTCGAGGACCGCGAGCGCGAACGGACGGGAATCGACTCGTTGAAAGTCGGCTACAACTCGGTTCACGGCTACTACATCGAGGTGACGAACCCGAACCTCGAGTCGGTGCCCGAGAACTACGAGCGCCGACAGACCCTCAAAAACTCGGAGCGATTCGTCACCCCGGAACTCAAAGAACGAGAGGACCAGATCGTCGGGGCAGAAGAGCGCGCCGACGAGCACGAGTACGAACTCTTCCGTGAGATCCGCCGGAGGATCGCGGACGAAGTCGAACGAGTCCAGGACCTCGCGGACGCCCTCGCGACGCTCGACGCGCTCGTCTCGCTGGCGGACGTCGCCGCACAGTACGATTACTGCCGCCCCGAACTACTCGAGCACGAGACGGGCGACGATGGTTCGGGCCTCGAGATCGAGATCGACGGCGGTCGTCACCCAGTCGTCGAGCGAACGCAGGAGTCGTTCGTGCCAAACGACGCGCAACTGACGCCCGAGCAGCGACTGGCCATTATCACGGGGCCGAACATGTCGGGCAAGTCGACGTACATGCGACAGGTCGCACAGATCGTCTTGCTCGCACAGGTCGGGAGCTTCGTTCCGGCGACCGCCGCGCGACTCACTCCCGTCGATCGGATCTTCACTCGAGTCGGGGCGAGCGACGATATCGCGGGCGGTCGCTCGACGTTCATGGTCGAGATGGACGAACTCGCGACGATTCTCGAGGAGGCCGACGAGCGCTCGCTGGTCTTGCTCGACGAGGTCGGTCGGGGAACCTCGACGGCGGACGGACTCGCCATCGCCCAGGCGATCACCGAGCACCTCCACGACGACGTCGGCGCGACGACGCTCTTCGCGACCCATCACCACCCGCTGACGGAACTCGCCGACGACCTCGAGTCGGCGTTTGCCCTCCACTTCGAGGTCGAACGGTGCGACGACGACGTCGTCTTTCACCACGATATCGCGCCGGGTGCGGCGACCGGTTCCTACGGCGTCGCGGTCGCCACCGTTGCGGGGGTTCCCGACGAGGTCGTCGAACGCTCGAGAGAACTGGTTGTGGACGCGGCCGAACGCGATAGCGGGGTTAGTCTCGAGGGTGGCGACGGAGGTGAGCGGGACGATCCAACCTCGGCAGTCGCGAGCGCCGACGGGGGCGAGTCGCCTGTCGAGTCGCGACCCTCGTTAGGTGACGAAGCGGACGCCGACGAGGTACCGGCCGACGTGGCCGACGAACTCCGGGCGCTCGATCTCGCACACCTCACGCCCGTCGAAGCGTTAACCGAACTCGATCGATTGAAACGGTTACTCGAGGAGTGA
- a CDS encoding DoxX family membrane protein, translated as MRVRSGSTARQNRSSDESADSSSTAPVTETPIFRLGRALFGGILAFNALDNLRNLEERIAYAEAKDSPKPGLSVPTISAGLLVGGLGVALWRVPAAAAAAVAGFLLGVTPVMHDFWNVDDPEQKQQEMIHFLKNMALFGAALAFLKVGQRSE; from the coding sequence ATGCGAGTACGATCGGGGTCGACCGCACGACAGAATCGCTCGAGCGACGAATCCGCCGACTCGAGTTCGACAGCGCCGGTTACCGAGACGCCGATCTTCCGTCTCGGGAGGGCACTTTTCGGCGGCATTCTCGCCTTCAACGCGCTCGACAACCTGCGGAATCTCGAGGAACGAATCGCGTACGCCGAGGCGAAGGACTCCCCCAAGCCGGGGCTCTCGGTTCCCACGATCAGTGCGGGTTTACTCGTCGGTGGCCTCGGCGTCGCACTCTGGCGCGTGCCAGCGGCGGCCGCCGCAGCGGTCGCGGGCTTTCTGCTCGGCGTCACGCCGGTGATGCACGACTTCTGGAACGTCGACGACCCCGAGCAGAAACAACAGGAGATGATTCACTTCCTGAAGAATATGGCACTGTTCGGTGCCGCGCTCGCGTTCCTCAAGGTTGGCCAGCGATCGGAGTGA
- the nucS gene encoding endonuclease NucS → MTSGQPSVESSTAITLEQPSLEAACDAIAAGIDREALVTIFGHCTVEYDGRASSTLEAGDRHVMVKPDGTTLVHTDEGQQPVNWQPPGCEHEVYCEDTEETASETTLVLESQRSTPEEHLLVQFERVLQVSTFSGTDETDLTLSGTEADLRTRILENPDLLEPGFTPLATERTTPAGAIDIYGEDTAGRTVVVELKRRRVGPDAVGQLRRYVDALERDLHADASLRGILVAPSVTDRASRLLGEHGLEFVSLEPPSDSQ, encoded by the coding sequence GTGACATCCGGCCAGCCGTCCGTGGAATCGTCGACCGCAATCACCCTCGAGCAGCCCTCGCTCGAGGCCGCCTGCGATGCGATCGCCGCCGGAATCGACCGAGAGGCCCTCGTGACGATCTTCGGGCACTGTACGGTCGAGTACGACGGACGAGCTTCGAGTACGCTCGAGGCGGGCGACAGACACGTGATGGTCAAACCGGACGGGACGACGCTCGTCCACACCGACGAGGGCCAACAGCCCGTCAACTGGCAGCCCCCGGGCTGTGAGCACGAGGTGTACTGCGAGGATACCGAGGAGACGGCGAGCGAGACGACCCTCGTCCTCGAGAGCCAGCGCTCGACACCCGAGGAACACCTCCTCGTGCAGTTCGAGCGCGTGTTGCAGGTGTCGACGTTTTCCGGAACCGACGAAACTGACCTCACGCTTTCGGGGACCGAAGCGGACCTTCGAACGCGAATACTCGAGAACCCTGACCTGCTCGAGCCCGGATTTACGCCCCTCGCAACCGAACGGACAACGCCGGCGGGTGCGATCGACATCTACGGCGAGGATACGGCCGGACGGACGGTCGTCGTCGAACTCAAACGCCGCCGCGTCGGGCCGGACGCCGTCGGCCAACTCCGGCGGTACGTCGACGCGCTCGAGCGTGACCTCCACGCCGACGCTTCGCTGCGGGGGATTCTGGTCGCCCCCTCCGTCACGGACCGGGCCAGTCGACTGCTGGGCGAACACGGCCTCGAGTTCGTTTCGCTCGAGCCACCCAGCGACTCGCAGTAG
- a CDS encoding beta-CASP ribonuclease aCPSF1, whose product MSTVEQQLDDLQAEITSELPADISVSSVKYEGPELVVYTRDPKKFAQKGDLIRKLASKLRKRITVRPDPSVLSRPEEAREEIMDVIPEEAGVTDLDFHADTGEVVIEAEKPGMVIGRHGSTLRDITKNVGWTPEVVRTPPIESSTVSNVRSFLKQERDERRDILETVGRQIHREEMSDDEYVRITTLGCCREVGRASFILSTPETRILVDCGDKPGAEGEVPYLHAPEAFGAGPQTIDAVVLTHAHLDHSALIPLLFKYGYDGPIYCTEPTRDLMGLLTLDYLDVATKEGRSPPYESEQVREAIKHCIPLEYGDVTDIAPDVKLTFHNAGHILGSAVSHFHIGDGLYNVAFSGDIHYEDTRLFNGATNDFPRVETLVLESTYGGRNDYQTDQQDSEETLKEVITETYERGGKVVIPAFAVGRSQEIMLVLEQAMRSGDIPRMPVHLDGMIWEATAIHTTYPEYLRDDLRDRIFHDDENPFLAEEFNHIDAGEEERQDVADGEPCIVLSTSGMVTGGPIMSWLGHLGPDPDSTLVFVGYQAQGTLGRRIQNGWDEIPTSEVGAMGNGGGRGTLELNMDVETVDGFSGHADRAGLENFVKTMNPRPEKVLCVHGDERSTQDLSSALYHDYNMRTFAPKNLETFRFL is encoded by the coding sequence ATGAGTACTGTAGAGCAGCAACTCGACGATTTGCAAGCAGAGATCACGAGCGAGCTACCGGCCGACATCTCGGTCTCCTCGGTGAAATACGAAGGCCCCGAACTGGTGGTCTACACGCGTGACCCGAAGAAGTTCGCCCAGAAGGGCGACCTCATTCGAAAACTCGCGAGTAAGCTTCGAAAGCGGATCACCGTTCGTCCCGACCCGAGCGTGCTCTCGCGGCCCGAAGAGGCTCGCGAAGAGATCATGGACGTCATTCCGGAAGAAGCCGGCGTGACCGACCTCGATTTCCACGCAGACACCGGTGAGGTCGTCATCGAAGCCGAAAAGCCGGGCATGGTGATCGGCCGCCACGGCTCGACGCTCCGCGATATCACCAAGAACGTCGGCTGGACGCCCGAAGTCGTTCGAACCCCACCGATCGAGTCCTCCACGGTGTCGAACGTCCGGAGCTTCCTGAAGCAAGAACGCGACGAGCGACGGGACATCCTCGAGACGGTCGGCCGACAGATCCACCGCGAGGAGATGTCCGACGACGAGTACGTCCGTATCACGACGCTCGGGTGCTGTCGCGAGGTCGGACGCGCCTCGTTCATCCTCTCGACACCCGAAACGCGGATTCTCGTCGACTGTGGTGACAAACCCGGTGCGGAAGGCGAGGTTCCCTACCTCCACGCACCAGAGGCTTTCGGCGCTGGTCCACAGACGATCGACGCTGTCGTCCTCACGCACGCCCACCTCGACCACTCCGCGCTCATCCCCCTCCTGTTCAAATACGGCTACGACGGGCCGATCTACTGTACCGAGCCAACGCGAGACCTGATGGGACTGCTCACGCTCGACTATCTCGACGTCGCCACCAAGGAAGGACGCTCGCCCCCATACGAGAGCGAGCAGGTTCGTGAAGCGATCAAACACTGTATTCCACTCGAGTACGGCGACGTCACGGACATCGCGCCCGACGTCAAACTCACCTTCCACAACGCGGGGCACATCCTCGGCTCGGCTGTCAGCCACTTCCACATCGGAGACGGCCTCTACAACGTCGCGTTTTCCGGTGACATTCACTACGAGGATACCCGCCTGTTCAACGGGGCGACCAACGACTTCCCGCGCGTCGAGACGCTCGTCTTGGAGTCGACGTACGGTGGTCGAAACGACTACCAGACAGACCAACAAGACTCTGAGGAAACGCTCAAGGAAGTCATCACGGAGACCTACGAGCGTGGCGGCAAGGTCGTGATTCCCGCGTTCGCAGTCGGTCGTTCACAAGAGATCATGCTCGTCTTAGAACAGGCGATGCGCAGCGGCGACATCCCCCGGATGCCGGTCCACCTCGACGGAATGATCTGGGAGGCGACAGCGATTCATACGACCTATCCCGAGTACCTGCGCGACGACCTCCGGGATCGGATCTTCCACGACGACGAGAACCCGTTCCTCGCCGAGGAGTTCAACCATATCGACGCCGGCGAGGAGGAGCGACAGGACGTTGCGGACGGCGAACCCTGCATTGTCCTCTCGACGTCGGGGATGGTCACCGGCGGTCCGATCATGTCCTGGCTCGGCCACCTCGGTCCCGACCCGGACTCGACGCTCGTCTTCGTCGGCTACCAGGCCCAGGGGACCCTCGGCCGTCGGATCCAGAACGGCTGGGACGAGATTCCGACGAGCGAAGTCGGTGCCATGGGCAACGGCGGCGGTCGCGGCACCCTCGAGCTCAACATGGATGTCGAAACCGTCGACGGCTTCTCCGGCCACGCCGACCGCGCCGGCCTCGAGAACTTCGTGAAGACGATGAACCCCCGGCCCGAGAAAGTCCTCTGTGTCCACGGCGACGAACGCTCGACACAGGACCTCTCGAGTGCGCTCTATCACGACTACAATATGCGGACGTTCGCACCGAAGAACCTCGAGACGTTCCGCTTCCTGTAA
- a CDS encoding ABC transporter permease, with protein sequence MHRETVETVAFRAGYLALFALMVTPLLVVIATSFSDGARIAFPPENLSLAWYGEFFDRINWLEAFTNSILVGVGTAVLATALGVLGAFGQEFDDGLLGTVVAPLVLVPLLIPPVVLGITLLIYFNEVGLRGSYASIILAHTLWATPLVYFVMRSVFSRFDWQQLDAAHDLGAGPVQSFVHVVLPNVKHGVFVGGLLAFIISLQEFVMALFLSTSSTETIPVLAWTELRQAMDPMVSVVSTFLILISLGTLVLAVIATNLEWVSKQLS encoded by the coding sequence TTGCATAGAGAAACCGTCGAAACCGTCGCGTTCCGCGCCGGCTACTTAGCGCTGTTCGCGCTCATGGTCACGCCGCTGTTAGTCGTCATCGCAACCTCGTTCTCGGACGGGGCTCGAATCGCGTTCCCGCCCGAGAATCTCTCGCTGGCCTGGTACGGCGAGTTCTTCGACCGGATCAACTGGCTCGAGGCCTTTACCAACAGCATCCTCGTCGGGGTCGGCACCGCGGTGCTCGCGACCGCGCTGGGCGTCCTCGGAGCGTTCGGCCAGGAGTTCGACGACGGCCTGTTAGGGACCGTGGTCGCACCGCTGGTTCTCGTGCCGTTGTTGATCCCGCCCGTCGTCCTCGGCATCACGCTCCTGATCTACTTCAACGAAGTCGGCCTTCGGGGCTCGTACGCGAGCATCATCCTCGCACATACCCTCTGGGCGACGCCGCTGGTCTACTTCGTGATGCGGTCGGTGTTCAGCCGTTTCGACTGGCAACAGTTAGACGCCGCTCACGACCTCGGTGCCGGCCCCGTCCAGTCGTTCGTCCACGTCGTGCTTCCGAACGTGAAACACGGCGTCTTCGTCGGTGGCCTGCTCGCGTTCATCATCAGCCTTCAGGAGTTCGTGATGGCGCTGTTCCTCTCGACGTCCAGCACGGAGACGATTCCCGTCCTGGCCTGGACCGAACTCCGGCAGGCGATGGATCCGATGGTGAGCGTCGTCTCGACGTTCCTCATCCTCATCTCGCTCGGCACGCTCGTGCTCGCCGTGATCGCGACGAACCTCGAGTGGGTTTCGAAGCAACTCTCCTAA
- a CDS encoding ABC transporter permease, with product MTEIPSTATSTPSNPISSAWSRLTTQSGSRRALLLMAPLIVFELLIFVIPFAILLRISFAAPSSDGVYADGTWSLEAYQQVLATDLIWSIVGYSFFLGAVVTVLSVAIGLFYAYAIWRSSGLVKSLLLFSVVLPLLTTLVIRTYAFDPLLQPAGLLYSTVGVVIAQLYIVLPYAVLAIYSVMATTDWHVVEAARDLGASRPRSVLEVVVPQVMPGIIVATVVSFAWSVGAYAAPELLSNNITFAIYVEQLMLSDMSYPTAAALSAVMLGLMSLCIAAIFGVLNRFGGEFELA from the coding sequence ATGACGGAGATACCGTCCACTGCAACGTCGACGCCGTCGAACCCGATTAGCTCCGCCTGGTCCCGGCTGACTACCCAGTCGGGGTCGCGTCGCGCGCTGTTGCTCATGGCGCCGCTGATCGTGTTCGAACTCCTGATCTTCGTGATCCCGTTCGCCATCCTGTTGCGAATCAGCTTCGCCGCTCCCTCGAGCGACGGGGTGTACGCCGACGGAACGTGGTCGCTCGAGGCCTACCAGCAGGTCCTCGCCACCGACCTAATCTGGAGCATCGTCGGCTACTCGTTTTTCCTCGGTGCCGTCGTGACGGTGCTCTCCGTCGCGATCGGGCTGTTCTACGCGTACGCGATCTGGCGCTCGAGCGGGCTCGTAAAGTCGCTCCTGCTGTTTTCGGTCGTTCTCCCGTTACTCACGACGCTGGTCATCCGGACGTACGCCTTCGATCCGCTGTTGCAACCCGCCGGCCTGCTGTACAGCACAGTCGGCGTCGTCATCGCACAGCTCTACATCGTCCTCCCGTACGCCGTGCTGGCGATTTACAGCGTCATGGCGACGACCGACTGGCACGTCGTCGAGGCCGCCCGCGACCTCGGGGCGAGTCGGCCGCGATCGGTCCTCGAGGTCGTCGTACCCCAAGTGATGCCGGGAATCATCGTGGCGACGGTGGTCTCGTTCGCTTGGAGCGTCGGGGCGTACGCGGCGCCGGAACTCCTCTCGAACAACATCACGTTCGCCATCTACGTCGAGCAGTTGATGCTCAGCGATATGAGCTACCCCACCGCAGCCGCGCTCTCGGCCGTCATGCTCGGTCTGATGTCACTCTGCATTGCCGCGATCTTTGGCGTCCTCAACCGATTCGGAGGTGAGTTCGAACTTGCATAG
- a CDS encoding ABC transporter ATP-binding protein, with protein MTDITLQGLEKRYGETTAVEDVSVEIDDGELLCLLGPSGSGKSTTLRMLAGLETPTEGAIRLDGEDVTDQPAYDRNTSTVFQDWALFPHKTVLENVAFGLKMRDVSKDERRERAQAMLERVQMGGYDDEDPTTLSGGQKQRVALARSLAVNPDVLLLDEPLSNLDKRLREDMQIELREIHDDLEETFVHVTHDQDEAFTLADRIGIMNEGELIQVGDPDEVYENPKNRFIEAFLGDTNFVDATIVQSPGETVAVETELGAELVLPSSGDHGLESGDELTLSLRPEILSIDRGEPGTDATAPADQRAVTDGSTTNAVTGTVANVIYRGSTVRYSVSIDGTSVFAERTDASSGSLSAGDDVTLEWNSEDVLAFRADGTRVPLYNP; from the coding sequence ATGACCGATATAACCCTGCAGGGACTCGAGAAACGATACGGAGAGACCACCGCCGTCGAAGACGTGTCCGTCGAGATCGACGACGGCGAACTGCTCTGCCTGCTCGGACCGAGCGGTAGCGGCAAATCAACGACGTTGCGAATGCTCGCCGGCCTCGAGACGCCAACCGAGGGCGCGATCCGACTCGACGGCGAGGACGTCACCGATCAGCCGGCTTACGACCGAAACACGTCGACCGTGTTCCAGGACTGGGCGCTGTTCCCGCACAAGACGGTCCTGGAGAACGTCGCCTTCGGGCTCAAGATGCGCGACGTGTCGAAAGACGAGCGCCGGGAGCGCGCCCAAGCGATGCTCGAGCGCGTCCAGATGGGCGGCTACGACGACGAGGATCCGACGACGCTGAGTGGCGGCCAGAAACAGCGCGTCGCGCTGGCGCGTTCGCTCGCCGTCAATCCGGACGTCCTGTTGCTGGACGAGCCGTTATCGAACCTGGATAAGCGCCTCCGGGAAGACATGCAGATCGAACTCCGCGAGATCCACGACGACCTCGAGGAGACGTTCGTCCACGTAACCCACGACCAAGACGAAGCGTTCACGCTCGCCGACCGCATCGGCATCATGAACGAAGGCGAGCTGATCCAGGTCGGCGATCCGGACGAAGTCTACGAGAACCCCAAGAACAGGTTCATCGAAGCCTTCCTCGGCGACACCAACTTCGTCGACGCGACGATTGTACAATCGCCGGGAGAGACGGTCGCCGTCGAAACCGAACTCGGTGCCGAACTGGTTCTTCCGAGCAGCGGCGACCACGGCCTCGAGTCCGGCGACGAACTCACGCTCTCGCTGCGACCGGAGATTCTCTCGATCGACCGAGGGGAGCCCGGCACCGACGCAACTGCGCCCGCCGATCAGCGGGCCGTCACCGACGGCAGCACGACCAACGCCGTCACGGGAACGGTCGCGAACGTCATCTATCGCGGCTCGACCGTTCGCTACTCCGTGTCGATCGACGGCACGTCGGTGTTCGCCGAACGGACGGACGCGAGTTCGGGGTCGCTGTCGGCCGGCGACGACGTGACCCTCGAGTGGAACAGCGAAGACGTCCTCGCATTTCGCGCGGACGGAACTCGTGTACCACTTTATAACCCATGA
- a CDS encoding ABC transporter substrate-binding protein, with amino-acid sequence MAADPDGVAETSETGSESVADASAISRRGLLSATAVGSATALAGCAELFGGDEGLRVMVWSGNYADRFEDGLVSQWEADHDTEIQIERGWDGVLEQIRNAPEDDPPFDVTVAEGNFYYYGRQDDLFEPIDRDNISNEDEIMDFFTEIRDPEYGMPVDGAPCTIIHREDADVDPETWADLSGDTVADSEGVGIDTGFWWYPMYAAALGMGEEGEAEEMYDDTNHEEILDGVDEWGVDEWASSGEDIWQAFDNEAIDVAQWYYDQTAYDIDDEDGLTHTMPEQTTGWINNWCVVRGTDMQDEAEEFIDFLLDAEVQSEWAEDHPMMFSNENIEYPEELENDLPTTDEEARNVAFPDWEYLSDYDGELSEAFDSMQHSS; translated from the coding sequence ATGGCTGCAGACCCAGATGGGGTTGCAGAGACGAGCGAGACAGGTTCCGAATCAGTCGCCGACGCGTCGGCGATCTCGCGTCGAGGGCTGTTATCGGCGACGGCGGTCGGTTCGGCCACCGCGCTGGCGGGATGTGCGGAACTCTTCGGTGGGGACGAGGGGCTCCGCGTGATGGTCTGGAGCGGGAACTACGCTGACCGGTTCGAAGATGGGTTGGTGAGTCAGTGGGAGGCAGACCACGACACCGAGATCCAGATCGAACGCGGCTGGGACGGCGTCTTAGAGCAGATCCGAAACGCGCCCGAGGACGATCCGCCGTTCGACGTCACCGTCGCGGAGGGCAACTTCTACTACTACGGCCGTCAGGACGACCTCTTCGAGCCGATCGACCGAGACAATATCTCCAACGAAGACGAGATCATGGACTTCTTTACGGAGATTCGCGACCCCGAGTACGGGATGCCGGTCGACGGCGCGCCCTGTACGATCATCCACCGCGAGGACGCCGACGTCGACCCCGAAACGTGGGCCGACCTCTCCGGCGACACCGTCGCCGACAGCGAGGGCGTCGGCATCGACACCGGCTTCTGGTGGTACCCGATGTACGCCGCGGCGCTCGGGATGGGCGAGGAAGGTGAGGCCGAGGAGATGTACGACGATACCAATCACGAGGAGATCCTCGACGGCGTCGACGAGTGGGGCGTCGACGAGTGGGCCAGTTCCGGCGAGGACATCTGGCAGGCGTTCGACAACGAGGCGATCGACGTCGCACAGTGGTACTACGACCAGACGGCCTACGACATCGACGACGAAGACGGACTGACCCACACGATGCCCGAGCAGACGACGGGGTGGATCAACAACTGGTGTGTCGTCCGTGGCACCGACATGCAAGACGAAGCCGAGGAGTTCATCGACTTCCTGCTGGACGCCGAGGTCCAGTCGGAGTGGGCCGAAGACCACCCGATGATGTTCAGCAACGAGAACATCGAGTATCCAGAGGAACTCGAGAACGACCTCCCCACGACCGACGAGGAGGCTCGAAATGTCGCGTTCCCGGATTGGGAGTACCTCTCGGATTACGACGGCGAACTCTCCGAGGCGTTCGACAGTATGCAACACTCCTCATAG
- the bluB gene encoding 5,6-dimethylbenzimidazole synthase: MVSFTDAERDALYKAIYARRDIRRFRSDPVPESVLDRLIQAAHHAPSVGFSQPWDLVIVRENETKTEIAEIAERAIAAAREGYEEPRRSEFAQLKLEGIREAPINICVTCDPTRGEPHVLGRSSMQETDVYSTCLAVQNLWLAARAEGVGVGWVSVLYPAEVREVLEIPPHIDPIAYLCLGYPEGDFPEEPVLETEGWRERLEVDELVHEGAWRDE; this comes from the coding sequence ATGGTTTCATTCACCGATGCAGAACGCGATGCGCTCTACAAGGCAATTTACGCGCGCCGGGACATTCGACGATTTCGGTCGGATCCGGTGCCCGAGAGCGTTCTCGATCGCCTCATTCAGGCCGCTCATCACGCCCCGAGCGTCGGCTTCTCTCAGCCGTGGGACTTGGTCATCGTCCGCGAGAACGAGACGAAAACGGAAATTGCCGAGATTGCCGAGCGAGCGATCGCTGCCGCTCGAGAGGGCTACGAGGAGCCGCGTCGATCCGAGTTTGCTCAGTTAAAACTCGAGGGCATCCGCGAGGCACCGATCAACATCTGCGTCACCTGCGATCCGACGCGGGGAGAACCCCACGTCCTCGGACGGAGTTCCATGCAAGAGACGGACGTCTACTCGACGTGTCTCGCCGTGCAGAACCTCTGGCTCGCGGCTCGAGCGGAGGGGGTGGGCGTCGGGTGGGTGAGCGTGCTCTATCCTGCAGAGGTACGAGAAGTATTGGAAATCCCGCCGCACATCGACCCGATTGCGTACCTCTGTCTCGGCTATCCGGAGGGCGACTTTCCCGAAGAACCCGTCCTCGAAACCGAAGGGTGGCGCGAACGACTCGAGGTGGACGAACTCGTCCACGAGGGGGCCTGGAGGGACGAGTGA